One window of the Bacteroidota bacterium genome contains the following:
- a CDS encoding class I mannose-6-phosphate isomerase produces the protein MGNMRKTSQYIIPAEKPESGPGHYTIYPSHNLAEDKIKTGCDSLAGELAKHSLVILEGYQGVFFEDIREQLDSFFKQMGKRVKWMDIREAMKTEEEISALIEPFLGGNDPLFGTRTTLGLADFFDPVKLQQIKPDALYDLNIIYGPGAALFQTPGFLVYFDLPKNELQYRARAASITNLGASAATDIKSMYKRFFFVDWIVLNRHKQDLLHQIDIVADAQRAGELSWAHGHDIREALHFLSRNVFRVRPWFEPGAWGGTWCLKNIEGLNKDVPNYAWSFELIVPENGIIFESSGKMLEVSFDMLMFQEAAAIQGEAFERFGYEFPIRFDFLDTFNGGNLSVQCHPQLEYIREHFNESFTQEETYYILDTQENTCVYLGFQDDIDPGFFERSLNESFLGMKELEIEKYVRKLPARKHDFFLIPPGTIHASGKNNLVLEISSTPYIYTFKMYDWVRPDLDGKPRPLNIKRAMANLCFHRKGKYVVEKLISKPELIETGDGWELYHLPTHNKHFYDVHRIHLKTRIDIPTKNKFMVMNLVKGSSIIIETDSGHRAQFNYAETFVIPAAAGSFRIINLDPGEAMIVNAFIK, from the coding sequence ATGGGAAACATGAGAAAAACAAGTCAGTACATTATCCCTGCAGAAAAGCCGGAAAGCGGACCGGGCCATTATACGATTTATCCTTCGCATAATCTGGCAGAGGATAAGATCAAAACAGGATGTGATTCATTGGCCGGGGAACTGGCAAAGCATTCTTTGGTTATCCTTGAAGGGTATCAGGGCGTCTTTTTTGAGGATATCAGAGAACAGCTCGATTCCTTTTTCAAACAGATGGGAAAACGGGTGAAATGGATGGATATCCGGGAAGCTATGAAAACGGAGGAGGAAATCTCAGCCCTTATCGAACCTTTTCTTGGCGGTAATGATCCTCTTTTCGGTACCAGGACGACCCTTGGACTTGCTGATTTTTTTGATCCGGTGAAGCTTCAACAGATAAAGCCGGATGCCTTATATGACCTGAATATTATTTATGGCCCCGGAGCAGCCTTGTTTCAAACACCTGGATTTCTGGTGTATTTCGATTTGCCCAAAAATGAACTTCAATACAGAGCAAGAGCTGCATCCATCACGAACCTTGGTGCATCTGCGGCGACGGACATAAAATCCATGTACAAAAGGTTCTTTTTTGTAGACTGGATCGTTTTGAACCGGCATAAGCAAGACCTGCTTCATCAAATTGATATAGTGGCAGATGCACAACGTGCCGGAGAGCTAAGCTGGGCACATGGCCATGATATCCGTGAAGCATTGCATTTTCTGAGCAGGAATGTTTTCAGGGTCAGGCCATGGTTTGAGCCGGGAGCATGGGGAGGCACCTGGTGTTTAAAAAATATCGAAGGGCTGAATAAGGATGTGCCCAACTATGCATGGTCATTCGAACTCATCGTTCCTGAAAACGGGATAATATTCGAAAGTTCGGGGAAAATGCTTGAGGTTTCGTTTGACATGCTTATGTTCCAGGAGGCTGCTGCCATACAGGGAGAGGCATTTGAGCGCTTTGGATATGAGTTTCCGATTCGATTCGACTTCCTGGATACATTCAACGGCGGGAACCTGTCGGTACAATGCCATCCTCAATTGGAGTATATCAGGGAGCATTTTAACGAGAGTTTTACCCAGGAAGAAACCTATTATATCCTGGATACCCAAGAAAATACATGTGTTTACCTGGGTTTTCAGGATGATATAGATCCCGGTTTTTTTGAGAGGTCACTAAATGAGAGTTTCCTTGGGATGAAGGAGTTGGAAATTGAAAAGTATGTCCGGAAACTTCCAGCCCGGAAACATGATTTTTTCCTGATCCCACCCGGTACCATTCACGCATCCGGGAAGAACAACCTGGTACTGGAAATTAGTTCAACTCCATACATATACACTTTTAAAATGTACGACTGGGTACGTCCGGATCTGGATGGGAAGCCCCGTCCGTTAAATATTAAGCGGGCAATGGCCAATCTTTGTTTTCACAGGAAGGGGAAGTATGTTGTTGAAAAGCTCATTTCAAAGCCAGAGCTGATTGAAACGGGTGATGGGTGGGAACTCTATCATTTGCCCACGCATAATAAACATTTTTATGATGTTCACCGGATACACCTGAAAACCCGGATAGATATCCCGACAAAGAATAAATTTATGGTGATGAACCTTGTCAAGGGCAGTTCCATAATTATTGAAACAGATTCGGGCCATC
- a CDS encoding MFS transporter, producing MKPGKVSLLIVSPVLFAFFIMSFCDLVGIGVDNAKADFQLSNTLAQLIPLAVFAWFFILSVPVGILQDRIGKKNMVNISMLITAGGLLLPFFYYSFPTLLIGFALLGIGNTIIQVSANPLLIDVVPQRTRSSFLSFSQFVKAVGSMIAPYLASFFAIRYGNWKLVFLIFGVFSILSVLWLQLTKITETRTEGRRASFTSALRLLGEPYIALMVLGIFLLVGIDVGINSTSGQFLMERLGMEPEPAKMGRSLYFFGKMLGTFSGALLLTRINTRNFLLISAWATLVSLLVFLWSPFPVFALVLMFLMGLASSNIFPLIFVLTAGRYSSHTNEISGLIIMAVSGGAFIPPLAGKITDMGGVIAGMLVFVGCAIYLLFLAYKNLRSPGKLL from the coding sequence ATGAAACCAGGAAAAGTCTCTCTGTTAATAGTCTCTCCGGTACTATTTGCTTTTTTTATAATGAGTTTTTGCGATCTGGTTGGGATCGGTGTTGATAATGCAAAGGCCGACTTTCAACTGAGCAACACACTGGCTCAATTAATCCCATTGGCCGTTTTTGCATGGTTTTTTATACTGTCGGTTCCTGTAGGTATATTGCAGGACAGGATAGGGAAGAAAAATATGGTCAACATTAGTATGCTGATAACAGCCGGTGGCTTGTTGCTTCCTTTTTTCTATTATTCATTTCCTACATTGCTGATAGGTTTTGCTTTGCTGGGTATAGGCAATACCATCATCCAGGTTTCGGCTAATCCGTTGCTCATTGATGTGGTTCCGCAAAGAACAAGGTCAAGTTTTCTCAGTTTTTCCCAGTTTGTCAAAGCGGTAGGATCTATGATTGCTCCCTATCTTGCTTCCTTTTTTGCAATACGATATGGAAACTGGAAGCTTGTATTTCTGATTTTCGGGGTGTTTTCCATCCTTTCGGTACTATGGTTGCAATTGACAAAAATCACCGAAACACGGACTGAAGGAAGGAGGGCTTCTTTTACTTCGGCCCTCAGGCTTCTGGGGGAGCCTTATATTGCGCTCATGGTACTTGGAATATTTCTGCTGGTAGGCATAGATGTAGGGATCAATTCGACATCCGGTCAGTTCCTGATGGAAAGACTGGGTATGGAGCCGGAACCTGCTAAAATGGGACGAAGTTTGTACTTTTTCGGTAAGATGCTTGGTACTTTTTCAGGGGCGCTCCTGTTAACCAGGATAAATACCCGCAATTTTCTTTTGATATCCGCCTGGGCTACCCTGGTCAGTCTGCTGGTTTTCCTTTGGTCGCCTTTTCCTGTTTTTGCCCTGGTATTGATGTTTTTGATGGGACTGGCATCGTCAAATATATTTCCATTGATATTTGTTTTAACGGCCGGGAGATATTCATCACACACGAATGAAATATCAGGACTCATTATCATGGCTGTGTCGGGAGGTGCATTCATACCTCCTTTGGCCGGTAAGATCACGGATATGGGAGGCGTTATTGCCGGAATGCTTGTATTCGTGGGATGTGCCATTTATTTGCTGTTCCTGGCATATAAAAATCTAAGATCACCCGGAAAACTCCTGTAA
- a CDS encoding ROK family protein, producing MMKQFAIGADIGGSHITCQLYDLESRELVEGTRARLAVDSHSSGESIIEVWTEAIRKSASGYDFNVLAGIGFAMPGPFDYHNGIAWFKGVGKYEALYGIDIRKEIHERFLVSEDFPVRFLNDASCFAIGESILGEASEYERFLAVTLGTGFGTTFILDHLPVAGIYGIPDDGFLYHIPFGDSIADDYFSTRWFQREYSLRLGKSIEGVKELAELAGIEGPEREIFRKFGRNLGTFLAPWLKSFEAGCLVAGGNISTSNVLFAGELDETLLKEGVKVKIIFSSLQEEAALSGSASLCVPDFYSRLVKDH from the coding sequence ATGATGAAGCAATTCGCAATAGGGGCTGATATCGGAGGCAGTCACATAACATGCCAGCTTTACGATCTTGAATCCCGTGAACTGGTGGAAGGAACGCGGGCAAGACTTGCTGTTGACAGCCATTCTTCCGGTGAATCCATTATTGAAGTGTGGACAGAAGCCATCAGGAAATCTGCCTCAGGGTACGATTTTAATGTTTTGGCGGGGATTGGTTTTGCAATGCCCGGACCTTTTGATTACCACAATGGTATTGCCTGGTTTAAAGGAGTGGGAAAGTATGAAGCACTTTATGGCATTGATATCCGTAAAGAGATCCATGAACGATTCCTGGTGTCGGAAGATTTCCCGGTAAGGTTCCTGAATGATGCATCCTGTTTTGCCATTGGAGAGTCGATATTGGGAGAAGCGTCTGAATATGAAAGGTTTCTGGCTGTTACCCTTGGAACCGGGTTCGGTACCACATTTATTCTCGATCACCTTCCCGTTGCCGGTATTTATGGCATACCCGATGATGGTTTTCTTTACCATATTCCGTTTGGTGACTCCATCGCTGATGATTATTTTTCTACACGATGGTTCCAAAGAGAGTATTCTCTGCGCTTGGGGAAAAGTATCGAAGGGGTGAAAGAGTTGGCTGAACTGGCTGGAATTGAAGGTCCGGAGCGTGAAATCTTCAGGAAATTCGGCAGGAACCTCGGTACTTTTCTTGCACCGTGGCTGAAAAGTTTTGAGGCCGGGTGCCTGGTTGCAGGAGGGAATATTTCAACATCCAATGTCCTTTTTGCAGGAGAATTGGATGAAACCCTTTTAAAGGAAGGCGTAAAGGTTAAAATCATTTTTTCATCACTCCAGGAAGAAGCTGCATTAAGTGGCAGTGCAAGCTTATGTGTTCCTGATTTTTATTCCCGATTGGTGAAGGATCATTAA